From one Triticum aestivum cultivar Chinese Spring chromosome 4B, IWGSC CS RefSeq v2.1, whole genome shotgun sequence genomic stretch:
- the LOC123089302 gene encoding purine permease 3-like produces MATITASASPAMQEAAKTPSASPPRAMAASTASPARYRPSLLVIFSACLVLIGAGGPLLLRVYFVHGGQRLWLSALLQISGWPLLLPPLCVSLFRGRRHGIANLLLPLRLVGAAAVLGSLYAVSCFVYAMGSQALPLSTSSLLLATQLAFTAVFAFLFVGLRFTPFSANAVMLLIIGPAVLGVGPGSGKPAGEPSKTYWTGFCEGIAAAALAGLVLPLVEVAMERYGRRTGPAARIPPPYSTVMQMQAVMGAAGTMVCLLGMAIKSDFGVLRSEAATFGLGETNYYLVLVWDAVSWQLLNLGIMGLITCASSLLAGIMIAVLLPLSEILAVLFLHEKFDGPKGIALVLSLWGFASYMYGEKVQQKKAAPQKNQLLQQQMARKTGDLELATP; encoded by the coding sequence ATGGCAACCATAACTGCTAGTGCCAGTCCAGCCATGCAAGAAGCAGCAAAGACGCCAAGCGCGTCACCACcccgcgccatggccgcctcgACGGCCTCGCCGGCTCGTTACCGGCCTTCGCTTCTGGTCATATTCAGTGCCTGCCTCGTCCTGATCGGCGCCGGCGGGCCGCTCTTGCTCCGCGTCTACTTCGTCCACGGCGGGCAACGCCTGTGGCTCTCCGCGCTGCTCCAGATCTCCGGCTGgccgctcctcctcccgcccctgtGCGTCTCCCTCTTCCGCGGCCGCCGCCACGGCATCGCCAACCTCCTCCTCCCGCTTCGCCTCGTCGGCGCGGCCGCCGTGCTTGGCAGTTTGTACGCTGTGTCGTGTTTCGTGTACGCGATGGGGTCGCAGGCGCTGCCGCTGTCCACGTCGTCGCTGCTGCTGGCGACGCAGCTTGCCTTCACGGCCGTGTTCGCGTTCCTCTTCGTTGGGCTCCGCTTCACGCCCTTCTCAGCCAACGCCGTCATGCTGCTCATCATCGGCCCGGCAGTGCTCGGTGTCGGGCCTGGGTCTGGGAAGCCGGCTGGCGAGCCATCCAAGACGTACTGGACCGGGTTCTGCGAGGGCATCGCTGCAGCGGCGCTCGCCGGGCTCGTGCTGCCGCTCGTTGAGGTCGCCATGGAGCGATACGGGCGCCGGACGGGACCCGCCGCGAGGATACCGCCTCCCTACTCCACGGTCATGCAGATGCAGGCCGTGATGGGCGCCGCTGGCACGATGGTGTGCCTGCTCGGTATGGCCATTAAGAGCGACTTCGGGGTGCTGCGGAGCGAGGCGGCGACGTTCGGGCTCGGCGAGACCAACTACTACCTGGTGCTCGTGTGGGACGCCGTGTCGTGGCAGCTGCTCAACCTGGGCATCATGGGGCTCATCACCTGTGCCTCCTCGCTCCTCGCCGGCATCATGATCGCCGTCCTCCTGCCGCTCTCCGAGATCCTCGCCGTCCTCTTCCTCCACGAGAAGTTCGACGGGCCAAAGGGCATCGCGCTCGTGCTGTCCCTATGGGGCTTCGCCTCCTACATGTACGGCGAGAAGGTCCAGCAGAAGAAGGCGGCGCCGCAGAAGAACCAGCTGCTGCAGCAGCAGATGGCGAGGAAAACCGGAGACCTGGAGCTGGCTACCCCTTGA